The DNA window GAATTAAATTTTCACTCTGCCGTTTTTTGGCATTGATCTCTCCTAATTTCGTATTTTGGGAAAGCTGAAAACCAACAAGAGTAGGCAAAATTAAAATTTATAGCAATGGAATTTACTTATGAAAGATTAGATATTTGTATCTTATTAGATAATTTAAAAAATGAAGAAATAAGAAAAACATTAGCCTATATGGTTGATTTTAAGGAACACGAAAATCTTATTGTTATTCCAAAACCGTATTCAATTGAAATCTTCAATGCTGCTATTTGCATAGCTATTATAGTTTTTGTCGGTTTTGAAAAGGAAGAATATGACACTTTAAAAACCAAAAACAATCCTCACGTAGTTTCTTTTGATAGGATAACGCAAACAATGATTGAATTTAAAAATATGCCCATAAAACACATCGATTATATGGCTTTGTTTTTTATGTCTTTAGCAAGAACGGAGGATAAAAAGGTACAAGAATTTTTGAGTCTTAAAGATTTAAGTAGATATGATACTGTACATCAATTAAGAAAAAAATAATTTGAACTCTGCCTTCTTTTGGCTTACCTGCCCTCTAATTTTATCCCTTGGGAAAGCCGAAAACCAACTAGAGTAGGCAAACTATAAACATATATTATTATGGCTCAAATGATTTTAAAGGGAAAAGAAATGATTCGAATTAATCCCTCAACGAAAACTAAAATTGAATATTCCACTAATGATGGTAGAAGCTGGATGGCTCGTTCTACTTCGACATCATATGGAGATTTTTCAGACTTGACCGATAATGGCAAAGAAATTCTGGGAATGACTTCAAAAGGATTGTATTATTCCACCAATGAAGGCAGAAGCTGGATGAAAAGAAGTTAAAATTCAGTAGCTATTTTATTTTTTTTCAATTCTATTTGAACCGTCACAATATGGCATTGTGGCGGTTTATTTTTGTCTCATAATAATCAATACTTAGAAATTATGGAAGAGAACAACATCATCATAGCATTAGAAACCATCCACAACACTTCAAAGAAATCAAAATTGAAACTTGCATCTTATGATAGTATTCAAGTTGAAATAAAACTAGTTTCTGACTATTTTCAAGTCAACACTACCGAAGTTATCTTGCTAGCAACTTGCTTTATACAATCTTGCTTTGATTCGTTTGAATTGCCTGCCATTATTAAACATTTTGGATTAGAAAAACATAGTTTTTTAAAATATTTGGGAAGTTTCAATTTATTAATTTCAAAATCGATATTAACTAAAACGGAAAATCGTCATTCTGAAAATGACTACAGACTGTCAAACCATATTTATGATTACATACTTAACCAAAAAACAATTCCAAAAGAATTATTAGAAATAAAAATCAAAGAAAATACCTTTACTGAATTTTTATCTGATATGGATATTTTGAGTAATCAGAAAGATGACGAAAAAATAAACTACTATTATTTCATTCAAAAATTCAAAGATTTATTGAATACCAACAAACATTTTAAATTGATTGAATTTGCGCTTAAAAACCTTGAATTGGTCGATACGTTTGTGTTTTTTGATACTATTTTGGATGCAATGAATTGTGGTGAAAATGATTTCAATACGGGATTACAAAGCACTGTTGAAGATTTTTATGAACGAAAAAGAGATTCATTCAAATACATTAATAATTTTCTCGAAGAAAAAACAAAATTAAACCAATTTAATTTAATAGAAAAAGATTCCAATTCATTTTCCAACAGACACCGTATTCAACTAACTGTAAAGGCGGTTTTGATGTTGAAAGAATGGGAAGGTATTTCACTGGAATTTGTAGAAAAAAAAGACAAACGATTGATTTATCCTGACCAAATTCAAAAGCGAAATTTATTTTACAATAGAGAGGAAGAATTGCAACTCGACCCCATCAAAAAAAGTCTTTCTAACACTTCATTTATTAAATTACAAACTAGGTTAAAATCAAAAAATATGAATGCTGGAATTGCAACTATTTTGTATGGCGCTCCTGGAACTGGCAAAACAGAATCTGTCTATCAATTGGCCAAGAAATACAATCGTTCTATTTTTAAAGTAGAAATTTCGGAAACCAAATCGATGTGGTTTGGAGAAAGTCAGAAGTTGGTCAAAAAAATATTTACTGATTATTATAATTTTAAAAAGACACAAAAAGTATGTCCAATTCTATTGTTTAATGAAGCTGATGCTATTATTGGCAAAAGAAAAAGTGCCGGTTCCTCATCGGTAGCCGATACCGAAAATGCCATACAGAATGTGTTATTGGAAGAATTGGAAAACTTTGACGGAATTCTATTTGCAACGTCAAATTTGGTAGCCAATTTGGATTCGGCATTTGAACGTCGTTTTCTATTCAAAGTAAAATTTGAAAATCCAAGTATCGAAAATGCTGCCAAAATATGGAAAAGTAAATTGCCTACTCTTTCTTCTAATGAGGCAATACTATTGGCATCACAATTCTCTTATTCCGGAGGAGAAATGGAGAATATTGCAAGAAAAGCGATAATGGATGAAATTGTTTTTGGCAATAAACCCAACTTTGAACGAATCCGTTCATTTTGTGAAAATGAAAAATGGAGTAGTAAAAATAGTGGAATTAGAATAGGGTATTAAAGGGAATAATCAATTTGAATACTGATGCCTTTATGATCCGATAACTTTTTTTCAAGATTCCATTCGTGGGTTTCTATTTTAGCATTGCCAATAAATTCTTGGCTGATGGCAATATGGTCGATGGTTTCTGGTAAATGGTGGGTTAGGTTTGTGATTTTGTTTTCTAAGAAGGAGTTGTTGAGTTCCTTTCTTCCCCGATTGGTGAAGTAATAATTATCAGAAAAAGAGAGATTGTAATCTCCAATAATGCAGATGTTTTGGTTTTTTGACAATGTATTGAAATCGATGATCTGTTTTGGAAGATCTGTTTTGAAATTTTCATTTCTGTTGCCAAAGATTCCAATTATGGTGCCATAAACTAATAGATTTCCTTTTTCGGTTTTTATTTCAGCGCAACAACTGGTATATTCATCATAGGTTTGAAACTGATTTACAATTTCATATTTGGAATATATTTTCACCCTTTTTTCGGAAGGCATGTAATAGGCCGGTTGGATTTCAGATAGACTTTTTGTTGCTATTTGGAAAGGATAATTTTTCAGATTTACTCTTTCATCATACTCTGTTAACACTAAAATATCGGCGTTTAGGTTTTCTAAAATAGCAATAATATTAGCTGTTTCTTTTGAATATTTTAATCTCTCCAGATTCCAAGTTG is part of the Flavobacterium nackdongense genome and encodes:
- a CDS encoding beta propeller repeat protein, with product MAQMILKGKEMIRINPSTKTKIEYSTNDGRSWMARSTSTSYGDFSDLTDNGKEILGMTSKGLYYSTNEGRSWMKRS
- a CDS encoding ATP-binding protein, whose product is MEENNIIIALETIHNTSKKSKLKLASYDSIQVEIKLVSDYFQVNTTEVILLATCFIQSCFDSFELPAIIKHFGLEKHSFLKYLGSFNLLISKSILTKTENRHSENDYRLSNHIYDYILNQKTIPKELLEIKIKENTFTEFLSDMDILSNQKDDEKINYYYFIQKFKDLLNTNKHFKLIEFALKNLELVDTFVFFDTILDAMNCGENDFNTGLQSTVEDFYERKRDSFKYINNFLEEKTKLNQFNLIEKDSNSFSNRHRIQLTVKAVLMLKEWEGISLEFVEKKDKRLIYPDQIQKRNLFYNREEELQLDPIKKSLSNTSFIKLQTRLKSKNMNAGIATILYGAPGTGKTESVYQLAKKYNRSIFKVEISETKSMWFGESQKLVKKIFTDYYNFKKTQKVCPILLFNEADAIIGKRKSAGSSSVADTENAIQNVLLEELENFDGILFATSNLVANLDSAFERRFLFKVKFENPSIENAAKIWKSKLPTLSSNEAILLASQFSYSGGEMENIARKAIMDEIVFGNKPNFERIRSFCENEKWSSKNSGIRIGY
- a CDS encoding endonuclease/exonuclease/phosphatase family protein, encoding MTIATWNLERLKYSKETANIIAILENLNADILVLTEYDERVNLKNYPFQIATKSLSEIQPAYYMPSEKRVKIYSKYEIVNQFQTYDEYTSCCAEIKTEKGNLLVYGTIIGIFGNRNENFKTDLPKQIIDFNTLSKNQNICIIGDYNLSFSDNYYFTNRGRKELNNSFLENKITNLTHHLPETIDHIAISQEFIGNAKIETHEWNLEKKLSDHKGISIQIDYSL